A genome region from Etheostoma cragini isolate CJK2018 chromosome 4, CSU_Ecrag_1.0, whole genome shotgun sequence includes the following:
- the rab44 gene encoding uncharacterized protein rab44 isoform X1: protein MPDEKLPNVCFLTETGNWKNGNLQTNYLGSEDCVKSEDIDYSITAEITTDEHHPKEHTEPHCSVEQAICSSLKEELSTSDDQKEHMNLSQIRGARPSEDAINEVHEEEVKPTEMHHIDNFSTKESQSSLQTLHSEMNVLLDSQPLDSYQSIKGQSPTDFNTKGNRRKFGSNRKNRGPQVKDTTKTSYVTEAMRQKELKEQTNLVVKPAGEIRTFGSTVNDEENTEKRSEEGTISSQNVMDSSTVVTADIPSSSGKDDFVKSKEVNETENKLIKETENLSQFTGCDAVNMELTQSPNISVWKDDSDIQNISYDENVITRPIADGLEQEGAFHVHDTEVLSCDNEFKVQQTNGTLQILGDVTIKAYNSGVESSMCVQVSRHDKDGEQKDHEAQEINIPQVITHADLFSASQNKTDTLGLFDIGLEENIQAEPAGDVSVESGTSSQQRIQEKTNLDESENLKGRSKQKRRKMGSTRQTQLNRKPEEKRGETRESDFNTEADMSNVDKMEAVEDLQIIVTAELSQNEHAKPSLSPKSKEQQEMTRSDLQIIQSNVISGIDYSNTPLAELSVLHNKEVVNPVEFVHVSNVRDSESDVEVSVESSQLDDFTTTEMHITSVLAGRNSINPMLSANTDTTNTGITGESCVSLCETTQSPQNYEKRPECVNVRNDQALKSADEPVVADLEIVKSVVRGGAEEAHMSAQASIQEPDKANEGAHNKILEMKNANFDSTNKRRKIGSTRRSLGSRTKREDLYEKEEEDNEATEAATIVEIGETERVSGNIGVLQLHKDSGSEQRKEKDFETVEHYFKPHQTFEENPVSHGQLVETEHQLTPNYLPATQSTSPKHELMSESASSRKTRKMGSHRKSHGNQNYEYQTAKRDQMTDAQIGRDLGSITDESANKTTEELWEESLGPDKISEVNTSDKKPSSNLSTSKATEQPVSEKIPKPVTPVQHPSAEIRLAQESQQKFSLAGNSRAANLQSNTYHVIMVGDSSVGKTSFMKRAQSGKFSLELPASVGLDHCMWTVVVDGKHVVLQLWDTAGQERFHSMTRQIFHKANAFLLMYDITSSQSFSAVSYWANCIQEGAAEDVTVLLVGNKSDCAERQVKTQEVEVLAKEYNFEFMECSAATGENVVQSLETVARMLSQKVNTREEAMELKKEPNKKKSSGCC from the exons ATGCCAGATGAAAAACTTcccaatgtgtgttttttaacagaaacaggaaactggaaaaatggaaatttaCAGACCAACTACTTGGGAAGTGAGGACTGTGTGAAATCAGAAGATATAGATTATTCTATTACAGCAGAGATAACTACAGATGAACACCACCCCAAAGAGCATACAGAACCTCACTGCAGTGTCGAACAAGCAATATGTTCGTCACTAAAGGAAGAGTTGTCTACAAGTGATGACCAAAAAGAGCACATGAACTTATCTCAAATCAGAGGAGCTCGGCCTTCAGAAGATGCTATAAATGAAGTCCATGAAGAGGAGGTAAAGCCAACAGAAATGCATCATATTGATAATTTCTCAACAAAGGAAAGTCAATCTTCTTTACAAACCCTGCATTCAGAAATGAATGTTCTTTTGGACTCCCAACCGTTGGACAGTTATCAGAGCATCAAAGGGCAAAGTCCCACAGACTTCAACACCAAAGGGAACAGAAGGAAATTTGGGTCAAACCGAAAAAATAGAGGACCGCAGGTCAAGGACACAACCAAAACATCATATGTAACAGAAGCAATGAGGCAGAAAGAATTAAAAGAGCAAACCAACCTAGTCGTCAAGCCTGCTGGGGAAATAAGAACATTTGGATCCACCGTAAATGAcgaagaaaatacagaaaagaggTCGGAGGAAGGCACAATTTCGTCACAGAATGTGATGGATAGCAGTACAGTTGTGACAGCGGACATTCCTTCAAGCTCAGGAAAAGACGACTTTGTCAAATCCAAGGAAGTTAATGAGACGGAAAATAAACTCATAAAAGAGACTGAGAATCTAAGTCAGTTTACAGGATGTGACGCAGTTAACATGGAGTTGACACAATCACCAAACATCTCAGTTTGGAAAGATGATTCAGACATACAGAATATCTCATATGACGAAAATGTCATCACCAGGCCAATCGCTGATGGTCTTGAGCAAGAAGGAGCCTTTCACGTCCATGACACGGAAGTTTTATCTTGTGACAACGAATTTAAAGTGCAACAGACAAATGGTACATTACAAATTCTTGGAGatgtcacaataaaagcctaCAATTCAGGAGTGGAGAGTTCAATGTGTGTACAAGTTTCTAGACATGATAAAGATGGAGAACAGAAAGACCATGAAGCCCAAGAAATTAATATTCCACAGGTGATCACACATGCTGATCTGTTTTCTgcttcacaaaacaaaactgataCTTTGGGTCTATTTGACATTGGTCTCGAGGAAAACATCCAAGCAGAACCAGCTGGGGATGTATCCGTGGAAAGTGGAACTTCCAGCCAACAACGGatacaagaaaaaacaaatttagaTGAAAGTGAAAATTTGAAAGGAAGATCcaaacagaaaaggagaaaaatgggATCTACTCGCCAGACTCAACTCAATAGGAAaccagaggaaaagagaggtgAAACAAGAGAAAGTGACTTTAACACAGAAGCTGACATGAGCAATGTTGACAAGATGGAAGCAGTAGAGGATTTACAAATTATTGTAACTGCAGAGCTGTCACAGAATGAACATGCAAAGCCATCACTGAGTCCTAAGAGTAAAGAACAACAGGAAATGACCAGGTCTGACCTGCAGATAATACAGAGCAACGTGATATCAGGCATAGATTATTCAAATACTCCCCTTGCTGAGCTATCTGTCCTACACAATAAAGAAGTTGTTAATCCTGTTGAGTTTGTTCACGTATCTAATGTAAGGGACAGTGAGAGTGATGTAGAGGTTAGTGTGGAGTCGTCACAGCTAGATGATTTTACCACCACTGAGATGCATATCACCTCTGTGCTTGCTGGAAGAAATTCAATAAATCCAATGCTGTCTGCAAACACGGACACTACAAACACTGGTATCACAGGGGAGagctgtgtgtctttatgtgagACCACACAGAGTCCACAAAATTATGAGAAACGGCCAGAGTGTGTAAACGTCAGAAATGACCAAGCTTTGAAATCAGCTGATGAGCCTGTTGTGGCAGATTTGGAAATAGTGAAATCTGTGGTCAgaggaggagctgaagaagCGCACATGAGTGCTCAGGCCAGTATACAAGAGCCGGACAAAGCGAATGAAGGAGCTCACAATAAAATTCTCGAGATGAAGAATGCAAATTTTGATTCAACCAACAAGAGAAGAAAGATTGGCAGCACCCGCAGAAGTCTCGGATCACGGACAAAACGGGAAGACTTGTatgaaaaggaagaagaggatAATGAGGCAACAGAGGCTGCAACTATTGTTGAAATTGGAGAGACTGAAAGAGTCTCAGGCAACATAGGTGTGCTACAACTTCACAAAGACAGTGGCTCTgagcaaaggaaagaaaaggactTTGAAACTGTGGAGCATTACTTCAAACCTCACCAGACATTTGAAGAAAATCCTGTTTCACATGGTCAACTAGTAGAAACAGAGCATCAACTAACTCCCAATTATCTCCCCGCAACACAATCAACTTCTCCCAAACACGAGTTAATGTCAGAATCAGCATCAAGTAGGAAAACGAGAAAAATGGGATCACACCGAAAGTCACATGGAAACCAAAACTATGAATATCAAACAGCAAAAAGGGACCAAATGACTGATGCACAAATTGGGAGAGATCTCGGAAGTATCACAGATGAAAGTGCCAACAAGACAACTGAAGAGCTGTGGGAAGAATCTTTAGGCCCGGACAAAATATCAGAG GTTAATACAAGTGACAAGAAACCATCATCAAACCTCAGCACCTCAAAGGCAACAGAGCAACCTGTTAG TGAGAAGATACCTAAACCAGTGACTCCTGTTCAACATCCTTCTGCTGAAATCCGCCTGGCTCAAGAGAGTCAACAGAAGTTTTCTCTGG cagGTAATTCCAGGGCAGCAAATCTTCAATCAAACACTTACCATGTGATAATGGTTGGAGACAGCAGTGTGGGCAAAACCTCCTTTATGAAAAGAGCTCAAAGTGGGAAGTTTTCTTTAGAGTTACCCGCCTCTGTTG gACTTGATCACTGCATGTGGACTGTGGTAGTGGATGGGAAACATGTGGTGCTACAGTTGTGGGATACAGCTGGGCAAGAAAG GTTTCACAGCATGACAAGGCAAATTTTCCACAAAGCCAATGCGTTTCTCTTGATGTATGACATCACTTCTTCTCAGAGTTTTTCTGCAGTCAGCTACTGGGCAAACTGTATCCAG GAAGGGGCTGCAGAAGATGTAACCGTTTTACTTGTTGGCAATAAGAGTGATTGTGCAGAGCGCCAAGTTAAAACTCAGGAGGTGGAAGTTCTGGCAAAG GAATACAACTTTGAATTTATGGAGTGTAGCGCTGCCACAGGTGAAAATGTGGTTCAGTCTTTGGAAACTGTGGCCAG gATGTTGAGCCAAAAAGTCAACACAAGAGAGGAAGCCATGGAGTTAAAGAAAGAGCCCAACAAGAAAAAATCATCAGGATGTTGCTGA